From the genome of Populus trichocarpa isolate Nisqually-1 chromosome 15, P.trichocarpa_v4.1, whole genome shotgun sequence, one region includes:
- the LOC7475640 gene encoding AP-3 complex subunit delta, whose translation MASPSLMDTLFQRSLDDIIKGVRQQQSSTESIFISKVIEEIRREIKSTDLRTKSTALQKLTYLNSIHFIDMSWASFHAIECISSPTFSHKKIGYLAISQSFNESTPVILLISNQLRKDLKSSNEFEVSLALDCLSRIGTVDLCRDLTSEVFTLMSSSKVFVRKKGIGVVLRLFEKYPDAVRVCFKKLVESLEGSDSQIVSAVVGVFCELASKDPRSYLPLAPEFYRILVDSKNNWVLIKVLKIFAKLAPLEPRLAKRMVEPICDHMRKTGAKSLVFECIRTVVTSFTEYESAMKLAAAKIREFLMEDDPNLKYLGLHAVSIMAPKHLWAVLENKDVVIQSLSDEDPNIKLESLRLVMAMASESNLVETCRVLVNYALKSDPEFCNEILGSILSTCCRNVYDVIIDFDWYVSLLGEMSRIPNCSKGEEIENQLIDIGMRVKDVRPELVRVGRDLLIDPALLGNPFLHRLLSAAAWVCGEYVEFSRNPVELMEALLQPRTSLLPSSIRTVYMQSAFKVLIFCIHSYFLQKEEMTSEVSDLASKRECSESSDLATGKALVQSDQDEGFNPRESNQSYEDPSVVDTGVGQTSTPAFMEEKSFMHESIVNLLNLMELALGPLSGSLDVEIQERAWNVLGFIELVRQEFSNPLIRKEANLEREKVIASRVVEWVHDAFSEELGPVSVTAQDRVLVPDELVLKENLTDLEAICGGVELPSPGSFSLTSPYYGESAGFSVSNLQGEEDSEPSTESTSLLTEHRKRHGLYYLPSEKNKILANDYPPANDPSSGINTNDDTEDLVKLADQSLVSKRKPNHAKPRPVVVKLEGGDAAPVVSKKPELKDDLLSGAIRDVLLGNEAKAASSQSNPSDKSSSKRKGKAKHVILPDSKENLAVGEQPNHENPSSRRSQHRGHGKEKSKKSRGKKNGDGREDDGEKEREKIRDHHGRHKSRQRADAPINVVAQTPDIPDYLL comes from the coding sequence ATGGCATCTCCTTCTCTTATGGACACCCTTTTTCAACGCAGTTTAGATGACATCATCAAAGGTGTTCGCCAACAACAAAGTAGTACTGAATCCATTTTCATATCCAAAGTTATTGAAGAAATCCGTCGAGAAATCAAATCCACTGACTTGCGAACCAAATCCACTGCCCTTCAAAAACTCACTTACCTGAATTCAATCCACTTTATTGACATGTCATGGGCATCTTTTCATGCTATTGAATGCATTTCTTCTCCTACTTTCTCTCACAAAAAGATTGGTTATCTAGCGATCTCTCAGTCTTTCAATGAATCCACACccgttattttgttgattagtAATCAACTAAGGAAGGATCTCAAGAGTAGCAATGAGTTTGAGGTGAGTTTAGCTCTTGATTGCTTATCTAGAATTGGAACTGTAGATTTATGTAGAGACCTTACGTCTGAGGTTTTCACTTTGATGTCTAGTTCTAAAGTTTTTGTTAGAAAGAAAGGTATAGGTGTTGTTTTAAGGCTTTTTGAGAAATACCCAGATGCAGTTAGGGTGTGTTTTAAGAAACTTGTTGAGAGTTTAGAGGGTAGTGATTCGCAAATTGTGTCTGCAGTTGTTGGTGTGTTTTGTGAGCTTGCTTCCAAAGACCCCAGATCGTATCTTCCATTGGCACCTGAGTTTTATAGGATTTTGGTTGATTCGAAGAATAATTGGGTGTTGATTAAGGTGTTAAAGATTTTTGCTAAGTTGGCTCCTTTAGAGCCTAGGTTGGCTAAAAGGATGGTTGAACCAATTTGTGATCATATGAGAAAGACCGGGGCGAAGTCTTTGGTGTTTGAGTGTATTAGGACTGTAGTCACTAGCTTCACTGAGTATGAATCTGCGATGAAGCTTGCAGCTGCAAAAATTCGTGAGTTTTTGATGGAGGATGATCCAAATCTTAAGTATCTTGGACTGCATGCCGTATCTATTATGGCGCCAAAGCACTTGTGGGCAGTTTTGGAGAATAAGGATGTGGTGATCCAGTCTTTGAGTGATGAAGATCCTAATATTAAACTCGAGTCTTTGCGTCTAGTTATGGCAATGGCTTCAGAGAGCAATTTAGTGGAAACTTGCAGGGTTTTGGTTAATTATGCACTCAAATCTGACCCTGAGTTCTGCAATGAAATTCTTGGTTCAATTTTATCAACATGCTGCCGGAACGTTTATGATGTTATAATTGACTTTGATTGGTATGTGTCACTTCTTGGGGAAATGTCAAGGATTCCAAATTGCTCGAAGGGGGAAGAAATTGAGAATCAGCTAATTGATATAGGTATGAGAGTCAAGGATGTTAGGCCAGAGCTTGTTCGTGTTGGCCGTGACTTGCTGATTGATCCAGCACTACTTGGCAATCCTTTTCTGCATCGGCTGTTATCTGCTGCTGCTTGGGTGTGTGGGGAATATGTAGAGTTCTCGAGGAACCCAGTTGAACTTATGGAGGCATTGCTACAGCCTCGTACTAGTCTCCTGCCTTCGTCAATAAGAACAGTTTACATGCAGTCTGCTTTTAAAGTCTTAATCTTTTGTATACATTCTTACTTTTTGCAAAAGGAAGAAATGACCTCAGAAGTTTCAGATTTGGCTTCTAAAAGGGAATGCTCAGAAAGTTCTGATTTAGCAACAGGCAAAGCTCTTGTCCAAAGTGATCAGGATGAAGGGTTCAATCCAAGGGAATCAAACCAATCATATGAAGATCCTTCTGTTGTAGATACTGGGGTTGGACAGACATCTACACCCGCATTCATGGAGGAAAAAAGTTTTATGCATGAATCTattgttaacctgttaaacctgaTGGAATTGGCGTTGGGTCCTTTATCAGGCAGCCTTGATGTTGAAATACAGGAGAGAGCATGGAATGTGCTTGGATTTATTGAGTTGGTACGACAAGAATTTTCTAATCCATTGATTCGAAAGGAAGCAAATTTGGAGAGGGAAAAAGTGATTGCTTCCAGAGTTGTTGAATGGGTGCATGATGCCTTCTCTGAGGAGCTTGGTCCGGTCTCCGTAACTGCCCAGGATAGAGTCCTTGTACCAGATGAACTAGTGCTTAAGGAGAATCTCACTGACTTGGAAGCAATCTGTGGAGGTGTAGAATTACCTTCACCCGGTTCCTTTTCTCTTACAAGTCCATATTATGGAGAAAGTGCTGGTTTTTCCGTCTCTAACCTCCAAGGCGAAGAAGATTCAGAACCATCAACAGAGTCCACTTCCTTGCTTACAGAACACCGAAAGCGGCATGGGTTGTATTATCTCCCTtcagaaaagaataaaattctTGCAAATGATTACCCCCCTGCCAATGACCCTAGTTCTGGCATTAACACGAATGATGACACTGAAGATTTAGTTAAGCTTGCAGACCAATCACTAGTCTCCAAGAGAAAGCCAAACCATGCAAAACCTAGGCCTGTGGTGGTGAAGTTGGAAGGAGGAGATGCAGCACCTGTCGTTTCCAAGAAACCAGAGCTGAAGGATGATTTACTTTCTGGCGCCATTCGTGATGTACTTTTAGGTAATGAAGCCAAAGCTGCCTCATCACAAAGTAATCCATCTGATAAGTCATCCAGTAAGAGAAAAGGGAAGGCGAAACATGTTATTCTACCTGATTCTAAAGAAAATCTAGCTGTCGGAGAACAGCCCAATCATGAAAATCCAAGTTCAAGGCGAAGCCAACACCGGGGTCATGGTaaagagaaaagcaagaaaagTCGAGGGAAGAAGAATGGGGATGGAAGGGAAGATGATggggagaaagaaagagagaagattaGAGATCACCATGGTAGACACAAAAGTCGACAAAGAGCTGATGCACCTATAAATGTGGTTGCACAAACACCGGATATTCCTGATTACCTTTTATAG